A single genomic interval of Syntrophaceae bacterium harbors:
- a CDS encoding PIN domain-containing protein has translation MTGRTFVDTNVLIYAHDLDAGPKHERAAAVVSGLWESRSGILSAQVLQEFYVNVTRKIPKPLAPAAARGVIRNYLVWHVEPGDAASVLLAAELEERYKLSFWDAMIVASASRAGADRILSEDFNHGQVIEGIRIENPFL, from the coding sequence ATGACCGGCAGGACCTTCGTTGACACCAATGTGCTGATCTACGCGCACGACCTCGATGCCGGTCCAAAGCACGAGAGGGCTGCCGCTGTTGTTTCCGGCCTGTGGGAGAGCCGCAGCGGCATCCTCAGCGCGCAGGTCCTCCAGGAGTTCTACGTCAACGTCACTCGAAAGATTCCCAAGCCGCTTGCCCCGGCTGCGGCTCGAGGGGTCATCCGCAATTACCTGGTCTGGCATGTCGAGCCCGGCGACGCGGCCTCAGTGCTTCTTGCCGCCGAACTGGAGGAGCGGTACAAACTCTCGTTTTGGGATGCGATGATTGTGGCCTCGGCATCGCGGGCAGGCGCCGACCGCATTCTTTCCGAGGATTTCAACCACGGTCAGGTCATCGAGGGGATCCGGATCGAAAATCCCTTCCTGTGA
- a CDS encoding type II toxin-antitoxin system VapC family toxin, which translates to MNLVDSCGWLEYFADGPNADFYAGAIEQTDKLLVPSICILEVFKKILGERGEAAALEAAALMSQGRVVDLDVPTAIAAARIGAERKLPLADSVILATARAKNARIWTQDADFEGLEGVEYIQRRR; encoded by the coding sequence ATGAACCTGGTGGACTCCTGCGGCTGGCTCGAGTATTTCGCCGACGGCCCCAACGCGGACTTCTACGCGGGGGCCATCGAACAGACCGACAAGCTCCTCGTCCCGTCGATCTGCATCCTGGAAGTGTTCAAGAAGATCCTGGGCGAGCGGGGCGAAGCGGCCGCCCTGGAGGCCGCGGCGCTCATGAGCCAGGGGCGCGTCGTCGATCTCGATGTGCCCACGGCCATCGCTGCCGCGCGCATCGGGGCCGAGCGGAAACTCCCGCTTGCCGACAGCGTCATCCTGGCGACGGCCCGGGCGAAGAACGCCCGGATCTGGACGCAGGATGCCGATTTCGAGGGGCTCGAGGGCGTGGAGTACATTCAGCGGAGACGGTAG
- a CDS encoding AbrB/MazE/SpoVT family DNA-binding domain-containing protein: protein MDTVTVSTKYQVVIPKEIRESLGIKPGTRFQVLRYENRIELIPVKPLRKMRGFLRGLDTEIERDRDRV from the coding sequence ATGGACACGGTGACCGTATCCACCAAGTACCAGGTCGTGATCCCCAAGGAGATCCGGGAGTCCCTGGGCATCAAGCCGGGAACCCGGTTCCAGGTTCTGCGGTATGAGAACCGCATCGAGCTGATACCCGTGAAGCCCCTGCGCAAGATGCGCGGGTTCCTGCGCGGGCTCGACACGGAGATCGAAAGGGACAGGGACCGCGTATGA
- a CDS encoding tetratricopeptide repeat protein, whose translation MKRRVWLCGLCALLILALAAGCSGPEEKKLKFFNKGKDLYDKGQYTEAKLEFKNAIQIDPKYADAYYMLGMVEMRTGNPRGAYGAYAKAVELDPKHLKARLELGRLYLGARMLDKAQEEASLILKEDPKNEEGLLLQSALYLAKQDGGRARAILEGLIGQGSVNPDVYLMLSMVSRQAGDDAGEGAAIRRGIAASPRSVSLHMALADHHVRHKRMDEAIEAVRKAIEIEPGNERFRVALAGLYWGSGRQAEATEVLRALTAADPRKEQAWIEAAGFYLQRQKPDAAEQELKSGLQHNDKSVKIRMALAELYANTGRVDQASALLKECLGLAKDAASPEAVQAKNALAKIALARQDLAEAKKYADEVLKESPKNTDALFMRGTVALLRGEAAGAIPDFRAVVTENPQNIAAHIRLAEAHALNGEMNLAMDTLKAAQRIDPKSRDLNRALARQHARQRNVREAENALRSILQANPNDLEVMVELGDLYMAARDIKRAEAQYAEVKRKAPDAPIGYVKTAGLATAQGKWDRAVPELEQALKLNPQANAVAAMLAQAYVQTQKPARAAALAEERIKANPKDAFAWNLKGEILLTQRDAAGAESAFRKAIELQPDWQAPHGNLARLFLAQGKKDKAIQELEALIKASPDNLGAYLSIAAIHNQAKDFRKAAETYERALARKPDLWVAANDLAFLLAETGGDLDKAMGLAQKALAQRPEEASVLDTVGWVHYRKGDAARAVEYLERARAKTADDPSVNYHLGMAYAKLGKKEQAKEYLKKALASGREFQGKEDAAKALGGL comes from the coding sequence ATGAAACGACGCGTTTGGCTCTGCGGCCTGTGTGCACTGCTCATCCTGGCGCTGGCGGCCGGCTGCTCGGGGCCGGAGGAGAAGAAGCTCAAGTTCTTCAACAAGGGCAAGGACCTCTACGACAAGGGGCAGTACACGGAGGCGAAGCTGGAGTTCAAGAACGCCATCCAGATCGACCCGAAGTACGCCGACGCCTACTACATGCTGGGCATGGTGGAGATGCGCACCGGCAACCCCCGGGGGGCCTACGGGGCCTACGCGAAGGCCGTCGAGCTGGACCCGAAGCACCTCAAGGCCCGCCTGGAGCTGGGGCGGCTCTACCTGGGGGCCCGCATGCTGGACAAGGCCCAGGAGGAGGCCTCCCTCATCCTGAAGGAGGACCCGAAGAACGAGGAGGGCCTCCTGCTGCAGAGCGCCCTCTACCTGGCGAAGCAGGACGGGGGGCGGGCGCGCGCCATCCTTGAGGGGCTCATCGGGCAGGGCTCCGTCAACCCCGACGTCTACCTGATGCTCTCCATGGTGTCGCGGCAGGCGGGGGACGATGCGGGCGAAGGGGCCGCCATCCGCCGCGGGATCGCGGCCAGCCCGAGGTCGGTGAGCCTCCACATGGCCCTGGCCGACCACCACGTGCGGCACAAGCGCATGGACGAGGCCATCGAGGCCGTCCGGAAGGCCATCGAGATCGAGCCCGGCAACGAGCGCTTCCGCGTCGCGCTGGCGGGCCTGTACTGGGGCAGCGGCAGGCAGGCCGAGGCCACCGAGGTGCTCAGGGCCCTCACGGCGGCCGACCCCAGGAAGGAGCAGGCCTGGATCGAGGCGGCCGGCTTCTACCTCCAGCGCCAGAAGCCCGACGCGGCCGAGCAGGAGCTCAAGAGTGGCCTCCAGCACAACGACAAGAGCGTCAAGATCCGCATGGCCCTGGCCGAGCTGTACGCCAACACGGGGCGGGTGGACCAGGCCTCCGCCCTGCTGAAGGAGTGTCTGGGGCTCGCCAAGGACGCCGCAAGCCCCGAGGCCGTCCAGGCCAAGAACGCCCTGGCCAAGATCGCGCTGGCCCGGCAGGACCTGGCCGAGGCGAAGAAGTACGCCGACGAGGTGCTCAAGGAGAGCCCGAAGAACACGGATGCCCTGTTCATGCGCGGCACCGTCGCGCTGCTGCGGGGCGAGGCCGCGGGCGCCATCCCCGACTTCCGGGCCGTCGTGACGGAGAACCCGCAGAATATCGCGGCCCACATCCGCCTGGCCGAGGCGCACGCCCTCAACGGCGAGATGAACCTCGCCATGGACACCCTGAAGGCGGCCCAGCGGATCGACCCCAAGTCGAGGGACCTCAACCGCGCCCTGGCCCGGCAGCACGCCCGGCAGAGAAACGTGAGGGAGGCCGAGAACGCCCTGCGCTCGATCCTCCAGGCCAACCCCAACGACCTCGAGGTGATGGTCGAGCTGGGCGACCTCTACATGGCGGCGCGGGACATCAAGCGTGCCGAGGCGCAGTACGCCGAGGTGAAGCGCAAGGCGCCCGACGCGCCCATCGGCTACGTGAAGACGGCGGGGCTGGCCACGGCCCAGGGCAAGTGGGACCGGGCCGTGCCGGAGCTCGAGCAGGCCCTGAAGCTCAACCCGCAGGCCAACGCCGTGGCGGCGATGCTGGCCCAGGCCTACGTGCAGACCCAGAAGCCCGCCCGGGCCGCCGCGCTGGCCGAGGAGCGCATCAAGGCCAACCCGAAGGACGCCTTCGCCTGGAACCTCAAGGGCGAGATCCTGCTGACGCAGCGTGATGCGGCCGGGGCCGAGAGCGCCTTCCGCAAGGCCATCGAGCTGCAGCCCGACTGGCAGGCGCCCCACGGCAACCTCGCGCGGCTCTTCCTCGCGCAGGGCAAGAAGGACAAGGCCATCCAGGAACTCGAGGCGCTGATCAAGGCCAGCCCCGACAACCTGGGCGCCTACCTGTCGATCGCCGCGATCCACAACCAGGCAAAGGACTTCAGGAAGGCCGCCGAGACCTACGAGCGGGCCCTGGCCCGCAAGCCCGACCTGTGGGTGGCGGCCAACGACCTGGCGTTCCTGCTGGCCGAGACCGGCGGCGACCTGGACAAGGCCATGGGGCTTGCCCAGAAGGCCCTCGCCCAGCGGCCCGAGGAGGCCTCGGTGCTCGACACGGTGGGCTGGGTCCACTACAGGAAGGGCGATGCGGCCCGGGCCGTCGAGTACCTCGAGCGCGCGCGGGCCAAGACGGCCGACGACCCGAGCGTCAACTACCACCTCGGTATGGCCTACGCGAAGCTGGGGAAGAAGGAGCAGGCGAAAGAGTATCTGAAGAAGGCACTGGCCTCGGGCCGGGAGTTCCAGGGGAAGGAGGACGCGGCGAAGGCGCTGGGGGGACTCTAA
- a CDS encoding ATP-binding protein, with protein MTAYVERDIGPAVLAALKQMPVVVLSGMRQTGKTTFLQRQPGLEGRRYVTFDDFGQLAAAKSDPDGFIEGSDALTIDEAHKCPEIMDAIKRSVDRQRQPGRFLLSGSANFLVLKALSESLAGRALYFVLHPFTRRELGGAVRSEPFIKRFFADPAVPRGPVSAAVKPEEVCIGGLPAVCLREVTPPSMWFRGYEQTYLERDVRDLSRISDMIAFRNLLRLVALRTGGLLSPSGLGRDAKLNAKTTARYLSLLEASFVVHRLPPFLRSRASRLIKSPKLYVSDSGLAAWLAGVDPDVEPQGDPLYGALFETFAAQNLSGILDSRWQEARLHFLAVQGRYEVDFVIEAGRHCMALEVKSGARWDERDLSGLKAFLSSTPQCRAGILCHNGKDAVRLGERLWALPLGLILS; from the coding sequence ATGACAGCTTATGTTGAGCGGGATATTGGGCCTGCCGTCCTGGCTGCGCTGAAACAGATGCCCGTCGTCGTGTTGAGCGGAATGCGGCAGACGGGCAAGACCACCTTTCTTCAGCGGCAACCGGGGCTCGAGGGCAGGCGATACGTCACGTTCGACGACTTCGGCCAGCTTGCCGCCGCGAAGTCGGACCCGGACGGGTTTATCGAAGGCTCAGACGCATTGACGATCGACGAGGCGCACAAGTGCCCGGAAATCATGGATGCGATCAAACGGTCCGTCGACCGGCAGCGGCAGCCCGGCCGCTTTCTGCTTTCGGGCTCGGCGAATTTCCTCGTTCTGAAGGCCCTGTCTGAAAGCCTGGCGGGCAGGGCCCTCTATTTTGTTCTCCACCCGTTCACGCGCAGGGAACTCGGCGGCGCCGTGCGTTCCGAACCCTTCATCAAACGTTTCTTTGCAGACCCCGCTGTCCCCCGCGGTCCGGTATCCGCCGCGGTCAAGCCCGAGGAAGTCTGCATCGGAGGACTGCCGGCCGTGTGCCTGCGCGAGGTGACACCGCCGTCGATGTGGTTCAGGGGATACGAGCAAACCTACCTTGAGAGGGACGTGCGCGATCTGAGCCGCATCAGCGACATGATTGCCTTTCGGAATCTCCTGCGGCTCGTGGCGCTGCGGACCGGGGGTCTGCTGAGCCCCAGCGGGCTGGGCCGAGATGCGAAGCTGAACGCCAAAACGACCGCCCGGTACCTTTCCCTTCTGGAAGCGTCCTTCGTCGTGCACCGCCTGCCCCCCTTCCTGAGAAGCAGGGCGAGCAGGCTCATCAAGTCGCCGAAACTCTACGTGAGCGATTCCGGCCTTGCCGCGTGGCTGGCCGGGGTCGATCCGGACGTGGAGCCGCAGGGCGACCCCCTGTACGGTGCTCTTTTCGAGACCTTCGCGGCGCAGAACCTCTCGGGCATCCTCGATTCCCGCTGGCAGGAGGCACGCCTGCATTTTCTTGCGGTGCAGGGACGCTACGAGGTCGATTTCGTCATCGAGGCGGGAAGGCACTGCATGGCCCTCGAGGTCAAATCCGGCGCGCGGTGGGACGAGAGAGATCTCTCGGGCCTCAAGGCGTTTCTTTCTTCGACGCCCCAGTGCCGGGCCGGCATCCTCTGCCACAATGGAAAAGACGCTGTCAGGCTCGGTGAGAGGCTCTGGGCCCTTCCCCTCGGCCTCATCCTTTCGTGA
- a CDS encoding undecaprenyl/decaprenyl-phosphate alpha-N-acetylglucosaminyl 1-phosphate transferase encodes MIFLSTLLLSVFITIALMPLCCRVAVGVNAVDLPDPRKVHPAPVPRCGGVAMALGAIAPIVFWTQMSQPLTAYMAGGAILFLAGLYDDFRGLGYQAKFMAQVAAAMVLVLYGGVVISDLGMLLPAGWQLPGWLAAILTVFVVVGVTNAINLADGLDGLAGGISLLIFLFISFLAYQVGNTAVAVIALALAGTLFGFLRFNTHPATVFMGDTGSMLLGFSAATLSIMLTQGHSPLSPLLPLILLGFPILDTLAVMALRISEGRSPFSADKQHFHHRLLRLGLYQTEAVFVIYVIQLGLILFAWFFRFHSEWLLLLGYAGFSALVVGLFTAADRTGWRLRRFDLVDRVIKGKLKALRGKRLPVRLAFPAVYIGLPALLVFLAVLPAAVPGYLAYLAACLAATLALVWVLRKEWLGRVFMPCLYVFIPLLVYAGELGAAGWLSPRTVRLHNVAYLALAFFAVATLRYTDRRGGFRVTPMDFIVVVLALAVTALPREILPEEAVKGVIPKILTLFFGYEVLVGELRGDVRVLAGVTICTLGIVAVRGIF; translated from the coding sequence ATGATTTTTCTTTCGACGTTATTGCTGTCCGTCTTTATAACGATAGCCCTCATGCCGCTGTGCTGCCGGGTGGCGGTGGGGGTCAACGCGGTGGACCTGCCCGATCCGCGCAAGGTGCACCCGGCCCCCGTGCCCCGCTGCGGGGGCGTGGCCATGGCGCTGGGGGCGATTGCGCCCATCGTGTTCTGGACGCAGATGTCGCAGCCGCTGACGGCCTACATGGCGGGCGGCGCGATCCTGTTCCTTGCGGGGCTCTACGACGACTTCAGGGGCCTGGGATACCAGGCCAAGTTCATGGCCCAGGTGGCGGCGGCCATGGTGCTCGTGCTCTACGGGGGGGTGGTGATCAGCGACCTGGGCATGCTCCTGCCCGCAGGCTGGCAGCTGCCCGGGTGGCTGGCGGCCATTCTGACCGTCTTCGTGGTGGTGGGGGTGACCAACGCGATCAACCTGGCCGACGGCCTCGACGGCCTGGCCGGGGGCATCTCGCTTCTGATCTTCCTCTTCATCAGCTTCCTGGCCTACCAGGTGGGCAACACGGCCGTGGCCGTCATCGCGCTGGCCCTGGCGGGGACGCTCTTCGGCTTTCTGCGGTTCAACACCCACCCCGCCACGGTCTTCATGGGCGACACGGGGAGCATGCTGCTGGGCTTCTCGGCGGCGACGCTCTCGATCATGCTCACGCAGGGCCACTCGCCCCTGAGCCCCCTGCTGCCGCTGATCCTGCTGGGCTTCCCCATCCTGGACACCCTGGCCGTGATGGCCCTGCGCATCTCCGAGGGCCGCTCGCCCTTCTCGGCCGACAAGCAGCACTTTCACCACCGCCTGCTGCGGCTCGGGCTCTACCAGACCGAGGCCGTCTTCGTCATCTACGTCATCCAGCTCGGCCTGATCCTCTTTGCCTGGTTCTTCCGGTTCCACTCGGAGTGGCTGCTGCTGCTGGGCTACGCCGGCTTCTCGGCGCTCGTCGTGGGGCTCTTCACCGCGGCCGACCGGACGGGCTGGAGGCTCAGGCGCTTCGACCTCGTCGACCGGGTCATCAAGGGCAAGCTCAAGGCGCTCCGGGGCAAGCGGCTGCCCGTGCGGCTCGCCTTCCCGGCCGTCTACATCGGGCTGCCGGCCCTGCTCGTGTTCCTGGCCGTCCTGCCGGCGGCCGTGCCGGGCTACCTCGCGTACCTGGCGGCCTGCCTGGCGGCAACCCTGGCCTTGGTGTGGGTACTCCGGAAGGAGTGGCTGGGCCGGGTCTTCATGCCCTGCCTCTACGTCTTCATCCCCCTGCTGGTCTACGCGGGCGAGCTGGGGGCGGCCGGCTGGCTGTCGCCCCGCACGGTGCGGCTGCACAACGTCGCCTACCTCGCCCTGGCCTTCTTCGCGGTGGCGACGCTGCGGTACACGGACCGCCGGGGCGGCTTCCGGGTGACGCCCATGGACTTCATCGTCGTGGTGCTGGCCCTGGCGGTGACCGCCCTGCCCCGGGAGATCCTGCCCGAGGAGGCCGTCAAGGGCGTGATCCCGAAGATCCTGACTCTGTTCTTCGGCTACGAGGTGCTCGTGGGCGAGCTGCGCGGCGACGTGCGGGTGCTGGCGGGGGTGACGATCTGCACGCTGGGGATCGTTGCGGTGAGGGGTATCTTTTGA
- the xrtD gene encoding VPLPA-CTERM-specific exosortase XrtD has product MAFNPGALKSSAKTATLLHIAVYALLLAGLFHSAYRVMFSWWAGEDFNYCYLIPLIVLYLVWDKRDALAGAPARPSWWGLAPVVLGIALFWLGELGGEFYTLYLASWLIFAGLLWAHLGWAKLKIIWFPVVFLLAMFPPPNIVNFPLSLKLRLISSQLGVAFLHLAGMSAYREGNVIDLGFTQLQVVDACSGLRYLYPLIVMAILLAYFYRAAIWKKVVLVLSVLPLTIFMNSLRIAATGILYRSMGAAAAEGFFHGFSGWLVYMFALACLLLEMYVLNKLPGSAPARRDADEKAPVRMDAPARARAASRIAQPQFMAVAGLLTLTLVASQGIEFRERIPIAKPFSQFPMQVAGWTGKTDTIPAKFREGLYFSDYLLADYVDGQGKRINLYVAYYESQRKAESIHSPETCLPGSGWEFKNAGRKTIAVGDGHGRSMRLMAATMENAGQKQIVYYWFAQRGRVNTSLPEVKLYNFWDALTRQRTDGALVRLITPVLPGETPEEAEKRLQEFTREVVPTLEQFLPK; this is encoded by the coding sequence ATGGCGTTCAATCCGGGTGCCCTGAAGTCATCGGCGAAAACCGCGACCCTGCTGCATATCGCGGTCTACGCGCTGCTGCTTGCCGGGCTTTTCCACTCGGCATACCGCGTGATGTTCAGCTGGTGGGCCGGCGAGGACTTCAACTACTGCTACCTGATCCCCCTCATCGTCCTGTACCTGGTATGGGACAAGCGGGATGCCCTTGCGGGGGCCCCTGCGCGCCCCTCGTGGTGGGGCCTGGCCCCGGTCGTCCTGGGGATTGCGCTGTTCTGGCTCGGCGAGCTCGGGGGCGAGTTCTACACCCTGTACCTGGCGTCCTGGCTCATCTTTGCGGGGCTTCTGTGGGCGCATCTCGGGTGGGCCAAGCTGAAGATCATTTGGTTCCCCGTCGTCTTCCTGCTGGCCATGTTCCCCCCGCCCAACATCGTCAACTTCCCCCTGTCGCTCAAGCTGCGGCTGATCTCATCCCAGCTGGGCGTGGCGTTCCTGCACCTGGCCGGCATGTCCGCCTACCGGGAGGGCAACGTCATCGACCTCGGGTTCACCCAGCTGCAGGTGGTGGATGCCTGCAGCGGCCTGCGGTATCTCTATCCCCTGATCGTCATGGCGATCCTGCTGGCGTACTTCTACCGGGCGGCAATTTGGAAGAAAGTCGTGCTGGTGCTGTCGGTCCTGCCACTCACCATCTTCATGAACTCCCTGCGCATCGCGGCGACGGGCATCCTGTACCGCTCCATGGGGGCCGCGGCGGCCGAGGGGTTCTTCCACGGGTTCTCGGGGTGGCTTGTCTACATGTTCGCCCTGGCCTGCCTGCTGCTGGAGATGTACGTCCTGAACAAGCTTCCCGGCTCCGCGCCCGCGAGGAGGGATGCAGACGAGAAAGCGCCTGTGCGCATGGATGCCCCTGCCAGGGCGCGGGCGGCAAGCCGCATTGCACAGCCCCAGTTCATGGCCGTCGCGGGACTGCTTACCCTGACGCTCGTCGCGTCGCAGGGCATCGAGTTTCGCGAGAGGATCCCCATCGCAAAGCCCTTCTCGCAATTCCCCATGCAGGTTGCCGGCTGGACGGGAAAGACCGACACCATCCCCGCGAAGTTCCGGGAGGGGCTCTACTTCAGCGACTACCTCCTGGCTGATTACGTGGACGGCCAGGGCAAGCGCATCAATCTCTACGTGGCCTATTACGAGAGCCAGCGGAAGGCCGAGTCGATCCACTCGCCGGAGACCTGCCTGCCGGGCAGCGGCTGGGAATTCAAGAATGCCGGCAGGAAGACCATTGCCGTGGGGGATGGCCACGGACGTTCGATGCGGCTCATGGCCGCCACCATGGAGAATGCCGGCCAGAAGCAGATCGTCTACTACTGGTTTGCCCAGCGCGGGCGGGTGAACACGAGCCTCCCCGAGGTCAAGCTCTACAACTTCTGGGACGCCCTGACGCGCCAGAGGACCGACGGGGCCCTGGTGCGGCTTATCACGCCGGTGCTGCCGGGGGAGACGCCGGAGGAGGCGGAGAAGCGGCTGCAGGAGTTCACGCGGGAGGTTGTGCCAACGCTTGAGCAGTTTCTTCCCAAGTAA
- a CDS encoding glycosyltransferase family 4 protein, protein MHILFLTHYFPPEVNAPASRTYENARRWVRAGHRVTVLTCVPNHPRGIPYPGYENRLRQWEEKDGIRVLRVKTFLSANEGFLRRTANYVSYMLSAAALSPAVRDVDIVVSTSPQFFCGMAGYFVSRMKRAPWVLEIRDLWPDSIISVGAIRNEGIISALRRLERFMYAKADHVVCLTHAFRRHIAGMGKAPEAITVITNGADLELFRDDTGNEVLSKHGLNGAFVASYVGTHGMAHALETVLRAARRLEAHGDIRFLLVGDGAERARLVRMKDDMGLTNVIMLPQQPKEVMPAILRESGACLVLLKKDDLFKTVIPSKIFEAMAMARPVILGVDGEARGIVEEAGCGICIEPENDEQLAEAVLALCRDRAEAARLGENGRRFVKENYDRDILARRYLDVLTKVKNTDPHTANRR, encoded by the coding sequence ATGCACATCCTTTTCCTGACGCACTACTTCCCCCCCGAGGTCAACGCCCCGGCCTCGCGCACCTACGAAAACGCGAGGCGGTGGGTGCGGGCAGGCCACCGGGTGACCGTGCTGACCTGCGTGCCCAACCATCCCCGCGGGATCCCTTACCCGGGCTACGAGAACCGCCTGCGGCAATGGGAGGAGAAGGACGGCATCCGGGTGTTGCGCGTCAAGACTTTCCTCAGCGCCAACGAGGGGTTCTTGCGCCGGACGGCCAACTATGTCTCCTACATGCTCTCGGCCGCTGCGCTTTCGCCCGCCGTCCGGGACGTGGACATCGTGGTCTCCACGTCGCCCCAGTTCTTCTGCGGCATGGCGGGGTATTTCGTGTCGAGGATGAAGCGGGCCCCGTGGGTCCTCGAAATCCGGGACCTGTGGCCCGACTCGATCATCTCCGTGGGCGCGATCCGCAACGAGGGCATCATCTCGGCCCTGCGCAGGCTCGAGCGATTCATGTACGCAAAGGCGGACCACGTCGTCTGCCTCACCCACGCCTTCCGCAGGCACATCGCGGGCATGGGGAAGGCCCCGGAGGCGATCACGGTCATCACCAACGGCGCGGACCTGGAACTGTTCCGGGATGACACGGGAAACGAGGTCCTGTCGAAGCACGGGCTGAACGGCGCGTTTGTCGCCTCCTACGTGGGCACGCACGGCATGGCGCACGCCCTGGAAACCGTCCTGCGGGCGGCTAGGCGGCTCGAGGCGCACGGGGACATCCGGTTCCTGCTGGTCGGGGACGGGGCCGAGCGGGCCCGGCTGGTGAGGATGAAGGACGACATGGGTCTGACAAACGTGATCATGCTGCCCCAGCAACCGAAGGAGGTGATGCCCGCCATCCTGCGGGAAAGCGGCGCGTGCCTCGTGCTGCTGAAGAAGGACGACCTCTTCAAGACGGTGATCCCCTCGAAGATCTTCGAGGCCATGGCTATGGCGCGGCCCGTGATCCTGGGCGTCGACGGCGAGGCGCGGGGGATCGTCGAGGAGGCGGGGTGCGGGATCTGCATCGAGCCGGAAAACGACGAGCAGCTTGCGGAGGCGGTCCTCGCGCTGTGCCGTGACAGGGCGGAGGCGGCCCGCCTGGGGGAAAACGGCAGGCGTTTCGTGAAGGAAAACTACGACCGGGATATCCTCGCCCGGAGGTACCTGGACGTGTTGACGAAAGTGAAAAACACGGATCCGCACACGGCGAATCGGAGGTAA
- a CDS encoding alginate lyase family protein, whose protein sequence is MSIGLFSRTLRTLRPEQVYYRLLYAARGRLKRSAVARTPTHAVQTATGFAPAVPFPSYPWFDAASVGAGRFRFLNETAVYGPVPEWHDARRSRLWRYNLHYFNYLLPPGGLPAETALPLLRRWVQDNPPGTADAWDPFPISLRLVNWIKYLCTSGAGGASVQDIVASLHGQALWLENSLEYHLLANHLFKNAKALLIAGLFFDGPDAARWRDMGIRLLAREISEQVLPDGGHFERSPMYHSMILEDCLDCYNLCAHRDGRDLQGLAVLLRDAVPKMAAFLRGMCHPDGQIALFNDAAFGIELPPEDLFAYQARLMGGQQEAFSAPACAFPESGYYVMAPSAGARLIVDCGPVGPDYQPGHAHCDTLSFEMSLRGRRVIVDSGCFGYEPGPMRAYNRGNAGHNTVTVDGRNQSEVWGAHRCGRRARPVRARLERMDDGALLFEGAHDGYAYLAGTPIHTRRIRWTADACLVEDEISGSGRHDIEARLHIHPDLSVTHSGLSVSVNDDAHEILAVSPLSDGRIELEDGWYCPAFGMKSPCRVLVQRFHGQPLPSRCGWRLQTAR, encoded by the coding sequence ATGAGCATAGGGCTCTTTTCCAGGACCCTCCGCACGCTGCGGCCGGAGCAGGTCTATTACCGGCTTCTGTATGCGGCAAGGGGCAGGCTGAAGCGTTCCGCCGTTGCCCGGACGCCGACCCATGCCGTGCAGACCGCAACCGGGTTTGCCCCTGCCGTGCCCTTCCCCTCCTACCCGTGGTTCGATGCCGCATCCGTAGGGGCCGGCCGCTTCCGCTTCCTGAACGAGACGGCCGTCTACGGGCCGGTCCCCGAGTGGCATGACGCCCGCAGGTCCCGCCTGTGGCGCTACAACCTGCACTACTTCAACTATCTCCTGCCGCCGGGCGGCCTGCCCGCGGAGACGGCCCTGCCGCTTCTGCGCCGCTGGGTGCAGGACAACCCCCCGGGGACGGCGGACGCATGGGACCCGTTCCCGATCTCGCTGCGGCTGGTCAACTGGATCAAGTATCTCTGCACCTCCGGCGCGGGGGGTGCCTCGGTACAGGATATCGTCGCATCCCTGCACGGCCAGGCGCTCTGGCTGGAGAACTCCCTCGAGTACCACCTGCTGGCCAACCACCTCTTCAAGAACGCAAAGGCCCTGCTCATCGCCGGCCTATTCTTCGACGGCCCCGACGCGGCGCGATGGCGGGATATGGGTATACGCCTGCTTGCCCGCGAGATCTCGGAGCAGGTGCTGCCCGACGGGGGGCACTTCGAGCGAAGCCCCATGTACCACTCCATGATCCTGGAGGACTGCCTCGATTGCTACAACCTGTGCGCGCACAGAGACGGCAGGGATCTGCAGGGCCTTGCCGTGCTGCTGCGGGATGCCGTCCCGAAGATGGCCGCTTTTCTCCGGGGGATGTGCCACCCCGACGGGCAGATCGCACTGTTCAACGACGCCGCTTTCGGGATCGAGCTGCCGCCCGAGGACCTCTTCGCCTACCAGGCGCGGCTGATGGGCGGGCAGCAGGAGGCCTTCTCCGCGCCGGCATGTGCCTTTCCGGAATCCGGCTACTACGTGATGGCCCCCTCGGCCGGAGCGCGCCTGATCGTCGACTGCGGCCCGGTGGGGCCGGACTACCAGCCGGGCCATGCCCACTGCGACACGCTGAGCTTCGAGATGTCCCTGCGGGGCAGGCGCGTGATCGTGGACTCGGGGTGCTTCGGCTACGAGCCCGGCCCGATGCGGGCGTACAACCGGGGCAACGCGGGGCACAACACCGTCACGGTGGACGGCAGAAACCAGTCGGAGGTCTGGGGCGCGCACCGCTGCGGCAGGCGGGCCAGGCCCGTCCGCGCACGGCTGGAGCGCATGGACGACGGGGCGCTGCTGTTCGAGGGCGCCCACGACGGGTACGCATACCTGGCGGGCACGCCGATTCACACAAGACGCATCCGGTGGACGGCCGATGCCTGCCTCGTTGAAGACGAGATCTCGGGGTCGGGGCGGCACGATATCGAGGCCCGCCTGCACATCCACCCTGACCTGTCAGTGACTCACTCCGGGCTATCCGTGAGCGTCAATGACGATGCCCATGAAATCCTTGCCGTCTCTCCCCTTTCGGACGGCCGGATCGAGCTCGAGGACGGCTGGTACTGCCCTGCGTTCGGCATGAAGAGCCCCTGCAGGGTGCTGGTTCAGAGATTTCACGGTCAGCCGCTGCCGTCTCGCTGCGGCTGGCGGCTCCAGACGGCACGGTGA